One region of Oreochromis aureus strain Israel breed Guangdong linkage group 19, ZZ_aureus, whole genome shotgun sequence genomic DNA includes:
- the LOC116334777 gene encoding transmembrane protein 151B — protein sequence MLSSDQDSAEDAAASGLNDADGEEEEEDSPAESDVPEEQRPVKQSLGACVCRESHWRCLVLSLLMYSCLGAVAWCKLTRVTKISFNSALTSSLTSSFTSSLRGASGVGIGGHAMIYHDSPCSDGLIYIPLAFLLMLYVLYIVECWHCRARSELQCKADVDSVYERVLRMQQAQPCIWWKAISYHFVRRTRQVTRYRNGDAYTTTQVYHERVNTHVAEGEFDYSHCGMKDVSRDLRGLERHPATRLRFTKCFSFTEAGPENDYLNQRARFFSEIEGLDDYMEAREGMQLKNVDFRENLLAYVDPDRVPWYTSQVAFWLAALLMLSWPLRVLTEYRTAYVHYRIEKLFGLEYTHSSPSPLDEDRPVGRNIGCVIPRVDTLDSTEMEWHIRCNRQVIPSYSEAMLLNMRTGASNSLQDTSSSNCLLLDSSQTAESYGALQSQDDCEQCSELSGQGAGGGRRRTITSSSCSSILSCRGALFHSHLSLDTSRFSLCRMYGSHRGSRSSNLTEPCCADEQCCRSDSSQLALSSSPPTYRDAHFFPVLIVHRSEGSEGGREVRRYYVRRGSSCVETAL from the exons ATGCTCTCATCCGATCAGGACTCTGCGGAGGACGCGGCGGCCAGCGGTCTCAATGATGCTGatggagaagaggaggaagaggactcACCGGCTGAGAGTGATGTCCCGGAGGAG cAGCGTCCAGTCAAGCAGTCCCTGGGTGCTTGCGTCTGTCGGGAGTCCCACTGGCGCTGCCTGGTGCTCTCCCTGCTCATGTACAGCTGCCTGGGTGCAGTGGCCTGGTGTAAGCTGACCCGGGTCACCAAGATAAGCTTCAACTCTGCCCTCACCTCCTCTTTAACATCCTCCTTTACCTCCTCCCTGCGGGGCGCCTCTGGGGTGGGCATCGGAGGACACGCTATGATATACCATGACAGCCCCTGCTCGGACGGCCTCATCTACATCCCCCTGGCCTTCCTGCTAATGCTCTACGTGCTGTATATTGTGGAGTGCTGGCACTGCAGGGCCAGGAGCGAGCTGCAGTGCAAGGCAGACGTGGACAGCGTGTACGAGCGGGTGCTTCGGATGCAGCAGGCCCAGCCTTGCATATGGTGGAAAGCCATCAGTTACCATTTTGTCCGGCGGACGCGACAGGTGACACGGTATCGTAACGGGGATGCCTACACCACCACGCAGGTGTACCACGAGCGAGTCAACACTCACGTGGCCGAGGGCGAGTTTGACTACAGCCACTGTGGCATGAAGGATGTATCACGTGACCTTAGAGGCCTGGAGAGGCATCCGGCCACTCGCCTGCGCTTCACCAAGTGTTTCAGCTTCACTGAGGCGGGCCCAGAAAACGATTACCTCAACCAGAGAGCCAGGTTCTTCTCTGAAATCGAAGGTTTGGATGATTACATGGAGGCTCGGGAGGGGATGCAGTTAAAGAACGTGGACTTCAGAGAAAACCTCTTAGCCTATGTAGACCCAGACAGGGTGCCGTGGTACACTTCCCAGGTTGCCTTCTGGCTGGCAGCTCTGCTCATGCTTTCCTGGCCTCTAAGAGTGCTCACGGAGTACCGCACTGCTTACGTGCACTACCGCATCGAGAAACTGTTTGGGTTGGAGTACACCCACAGCAGCCCCTCCCCTCTAGATGAAGACAGACCTGTGGGGAGAAATATTGGTTGCGTTATTCCCAGAGTTGACACGCTGGACAGCACTGAGATGGAGTGGCACATACGCTGCAACCGCCAGGTGATTCCCAGCTACTCGGAGGCGATGCTGTTAAACATGAGGACAGGGGCTTCTAATTCATTACAAGACACGTCTTCCTCTAACTGCCTTTTACTGGACAGCAGCCAGACTGCTGAGAGCTACGGAGCTCTCCAAAGCCAGGACGACTGCGAGCAGTGCAGCGAGCTGAGCGGAcaaggagctggaggaggaaggaggaggacgaTCACCAGCTCCAGCTGCTCCTCCATTCTGTCCTGCCGCGGAGCTCTATTCCACTCGCACCTCTCCTTGGACACTTCTCGCTTTTCCCTCTGCCGCATGTACGGCTCTCATCGAGGGAGTCGCAGCAGCAACCTGACGGAGCCCTGCTGCGCGGACGAGCAGTGCTGTCGGTCGGACTCCAGCCAGCTGGCGCTGAGCAGCAGTCCACCAACGTACAGAGACGCACACTTctttcctgttctcattgtgCACCGGTCCGAGGGCAGCGAGGGCGGGAGGGAAGTGAGGCGCTACTATGTACGGAGGGGGTCATCCTGTGTGGAGACGGCCTTGTGA